A stretch of the Coprobacillus cateniformis genome encodes the following:
- a CDS encoding response regulator transcription factor: MQKIMIVEDDEIISSTLKKHLEKWNYDVYVIEDFENIMDIFMKEQPALVLLDISLPYYNGYHWCQEIRKVSEVPIIFISSTNENMNIVMAMNMGADDFINKPFDLNVLTAKIQAILRRTYSFSKQFHILTYKDLVLNILEATISYQIQIIELTKNELKIMQMLFEKSETFVSRDDLMIALWQSDQFVDDNTLSVNMNRLRKKLDDFGFDSLIQTKKGLGYKLYYE, from the coding sequence ATGCAAAAAATTATGATAGTTGAAGATGATGAAATCATTTCATCAACATTAAAAAAACATTTAGAAAAATGGAATTACGATGTTTATGTTATTGAAGATTTTGAAAATATTATGGATATTTTTATGAAAGAACAACCTGCCTTAGTTCTCTTAGATATTTCTTTACCTTATTATAATGGTTATCATTGGTGTCAAGAGATTCGCAAAGTTTCAGAAGTGCCAATCATTTTTATTTCTTCAACAAATGAAAATATGAATATTGTTATGGCAATGAATATGGGAGCAGATGATTTTATTAATAAACCGTTTGATTTAAATGTTTTAACTGCTAAGATTCAAGCAATATTAAGAAGAACTTATTCTTTTTCAAAACAATTTCATATATTAACTTATAAGGATTTGGTGTTGAATATTTTAGAAGCAACAATATCTTATCAAATTCAAATCATTGAACTTACAAAAAATGAACTGAAGATTATGCAAATGTTATTTGAAAAATCAGAAACATTTGTTTCTAGAGATGATTTAATGATTGCTTTATGGCAAAGTGATCAATTTGTTGATGATAATACTTTAAGTGTCAATATGAATAGATTAAGAAAGAAATTAGATGATTTTGGCTTTGATTCTTTGATTCAAACGAAAAAAGGTTTAGGATATAAGCTCTATTATGAATAA
- a CDS encoding sensor histidine kinase, translating into MNKLWDYLCYRKQFYIYSFLIIGIFYFILFLYNALLDAINYAAILSLSLLVIYTVIDFYRFYKQRTQLEYILSLDNIYMSDLPLPRTAIEEYYHELLTKVDHLHKELQNQNDDHYHDMLDYFTLWVHQIKTPISALRLLVQLQEEPQNDLLLQIFKIEQYVDMVLHYIKIDHMSSDLSIKEYALDPILNEVIKKQATFFIQKKIKLNKEPIQRTILTDEKWISFVIEQILSNALKYTKEGMIHIYEKDEVLYIEDTGIGIKPEDLPRVFEKGFTGHNGRVDKKASGLGLYLCQQIIHNLGYQISIESTLGKGTVVAINFHVDKLQVE; encoded by the coding sequence ATGAATAAGCTATGGGATTATTTGTGTTATCGTAAACAGTTTTATATCTATTCTTTCTTAATTATTGGTATTTTTTATTTCATATTGTTTCTATATAATGCATTGTTAGATGCTATTAATTATGCTGCAATCTTAAGTTTATCACTCTTAGTTATTTATACTGTGATAGATTTCTATAGGTTTTATAAACAGAGGACACAGCTTGAATATATCTTATCGTTAGATAATATTTATATGTCTGATTTGCCATTACCACGAACTGCAATTGAAGAATACTATCATGAATTATTAACGAAAGTTGATCATTTACATAAAGAATTACAAAATCAAAATGATGATCATTATCATGATATGTTAGATTATTTTACATTGTGGGTTCATCAAATCAAAACACCTATATCAGCTTTACGTTTATTAGTTCAATTACAAGAAGAACCCCAAAATGATCTATTGTTACAGATATTTAAAATTGAACAGTATGTTGATATGGTTTTACATTATATCAAGATTGATCATATGTCATCAGATTTAAGTATAAAAGAATATGCATTAGATCCTATTTTAAATGAAGTCATTAAGAAACAAGCAACATTTTTTATTCAAAAGAAAATTAAATTAAATAAAGAGCCTATTCAAAGAACAATACTTACAGATGAAAAATGGATTTCATTTGTAATTGAACAGATTCTATCTAATGCATTAAAATATACCAAAGAAGGAATGATTCACATTTATGAAAAAGATGAAGTGCTTTATATAGAAGATACAGGTATAGGGATAAAACCTGAGGATTTACCACGTGTGTTTGAAAAAGGATTTACTGGTCATAATGGAAGAGTAGATAAAAAGGCAAGTGGATTAGGGTTATACTTATGTCAACAGATTATTCATAATCTGGGTTATCAAATATCTATTGAGTCAACTTTGGGTAAAGGAACAGTCGTTGCTATTAATTTTCATGTTGATAAATTGCAGGTTGAGTAA
- a CDS encoding ABC transporter ATP-binding protein, with amino-acid sequence MSILEVKNLKKVYTTRFSNQQVQALSNVSFSVEEGEYVAIMGESGSGKTTLLNILASLDKPTSGEVLLNGKDITRIKEKEISQFRRKNLGFVFQDFNLLDTFSIKDNIFLPLVLSKESYPVMKQKLKVLAPKLGIQELLEKYPYEISGGQKQRVAVARALITHPQIVLADEPTGALDSKSTDQLLDIFDQINEEGQTIVMVTHSTKAASYAKRVLFIRDGQVFHQIYRGNQTNEQMYQSISDTLTLLATGGK; translated from the coding sequence ATGTCAATTTTAGAAGTTAAAAATTTAAAGAAAGTTTATACGACACGTTTTTCTAATCAACAGGTCCAAGCTTTATCCAATGTCTCTTTTAGTGTTGAAGAAGGAGAATATGTTGCAATTATGGGTGAATCAGGAAGTGGGAAAACAACATTATTAAATATATTAGCCTCTCTTGATAAACCAACCAGTGGGGAAGTTTTATTAAATGGTAAAGATATTACACGTATTAAAGAAAAAGAAATTTCTCAATTTAGAAGAAAGAATTTAGGTTTTGTATTTCAGGATTTTAATTTATTAGATACATTTTCAATTAAAGATAATATCTTTTTACCATTAGTGTTATCAAAAGAATCATATCCAGTTATGAAACAAAAACTTAAAGTTTTAGCACCAAAACTCGGTATTCAGGAGTTACTTGAAAAATATCCTTATGAAATTTCTGGAGGACAAAAACAAAGAGTTGCTGTTGCAAGAGCCTTAATTACTCATCCACAGATAGTTTTAGCAGATGAACCAACAGGTGCATTAGATTCTAAATCCACAGATCAATTATTAGATATTTTTGATCAAATTAATGAAGAAGGTCAAACAATTGTTATGGTTACACATAGTACCAAAGCAGCAAGTTATGCAAAAAGAGTTTTATTTATTAGAGATGGACAAGTTTTTCATCAAATCTATAGAGGAAATCAAACCAACGAACAAATGTATCAAAGTATTTCAGATACATTAACATTACTTGCGACAGGAGGAAAATAA
- a CDS encoding ABC transporter permease, producing the protein MKKFFYSRLALSNIKKNAKIYLPYLLTSTFTVMMFYVIHSLAVNQSLRDTSSTAPVVLMLGSWVVMIFSVIFLFYVNSFLIKRRKKEIALYNILGMEKKHVMIMMACETILTTLTSLIFGVLFGALFSKLMFLLLVNLSHIQTAITFEIPQSTIFLTVIVYGAIFFIAYLFNVIQIKLANPIELLRGGEHGEKEPKTKWLLTLVGILTLGGGYYLAQTIEDPMDALTLFFVAVVLVIIGTYCLFTAGSIVILKMLKKNKRFYYKTRHFTSVSQMVYRMKQNAVGLASICILCTCILVMISSTVTLYLGVKDTVQILQDEDFVMKINPYSEGKLPSKQELSTLYAKIQDNLKAKDIKTTAFVTRSIYEISYNQKDGEYITGEGSDARDFKSFSAMTLEEYNRAYHKNETLKENEVLVHSNFEKLPNQMKINEKTVHVKSEVQDKYFLETEFSKSAQLTGIVLKDEKTLKDILFALEDQVQPIEYMSIDYQNKADAKVAEEVIQDIVQSEKTTEDYTIFTSSQYEMENMFNDSYGSLFFLGLFLGLLFLMAAILIMYYKQLSEGYEDQRRFEIMQNVGMSKKEVKQTIRSQVLIFFFLPLVVAVIHMSFAFKMIMKMFGYLIASGEGLFITCTIISIVILAILYSIVYILTARTYYKIVRH; encoded by the coding sequence ATGAAGAAATTCTTTTATTCTCGCTTAGCATTATCAAATATTAAGAAAAATGCTAAGATTTATCTTCCTTATTTATTAACAAGTACTTTTACTGTTATGATGTTCTATGTTATTCATAGTTTAGCAGTCAATCAAAGTTTAAGAGATACCAGTTCTACAGCCCCTGTTGTTTTAATGCTTGGTTCTTGGGTTGTTATGATTTTCTCAGTTATCTTTCTCTTTTATGTGAATAGTTTCTTAATTAAAAGAAGAAAAAAAGAAATTGCACTATATAATATTCTTGGTATGGAAAAGAAACATGTCATGATTATGATGGCTTGTGAAACAATTCTTACTACATTAACATCACTTATTTTTGGTGTTTTGTTTGGAGCATTGTTTAGTAAACTGATGTTCTTATTGTTAGTCAATTTATCTCATATTCAAACTGCTATCACTTTTGAAATTCCACAATCAACTATTTTCTTAACTGTCATAGTTTATGGTGCAATTTTCTTCATAGCGTATCTATTTAATGTTATTCAGATTAAATTGGCAAATCCGATAGAGTTATTACGTGGTGGAGAACATGGTGAAAAAGAACCAAAAACAAAATGGTTATTGACTTTAGTAGGAATCTTAACATTGGGTGGAGGATATTATCTTGCACAAACAATTGAAGATCCAATGGATGCATTAACGTTATTCTTTGTTGCTGTGGTATTGGTTATTATTGGAACATACTGCCTATTTACTGCAGGTTCAATTGTGATTTTAAAGATGTTAAAGAAAAACAAACGTTTTTATTATAAAACAAGACATTTTACATCTGTTTCACAAATGGTCTATCGTATGAAACAAAATGCAGTTGGTTTAGCAAGTATCTGTATTTTATGTACATGTATCCTCGTTATGATTTCTTCAACTGTGACATTATACTTAGGTGTCAAAGACACTGTTCAAATTCTTCAGGATGAAGACTTTGTAATGAAAATTAACCCTTATTCAGAAGGAAAATTACCTTCAAAACAAGAATTAAGTACACTCTATGCTAAAATTCAAGATAACTTAAAAGCAAAAGATATTAAGACTACAGCATTTGTCACGCGTTCGATTTATGAAATTTCTTACAATCAAAAAGATGGTGAATATATAACTGGTGAAGGTAGTGATGCTAGAGATTTCAAAAGCTTTTCAGCAATGACTTTAGAGGAATATAATCGTGCTTATCATAAGAATGAAACTTTAAAGGAAAATGAGGTTCTTGTTCATTCTAATTTTGAGAAATTACCAAACCAAATGAAGATTAATGAAAAAACTGTTCATGTGAAATCTGAAGTTCAAGATAAATATTTCTTAGAAACAGAATTTTCAAAAAGTGCTCAATTAACTGGGATTGTCTTAAAAGATGAAAAAACTTTAAAGGACATCTTATTTGCTTTAGAAGATCAAGTTCAACCGATAGAGTATATGTCAATTGATTATCAAAATAAAGCAGATGCAAAAGTTGCTGAAGAAGTTATTCAAGATATTGTTCAAAGTGAAAAGACTACTGAAGATTATACAATTTTTACCTCTTCACAATATGAAATGGAAAATATGTTTAATGATTCTTATGGAAGTTTATTCTTCTTAGGATTATTCTTAGGACTATTATTCTTGATGGCAGCAATATTAATTATGTATTATAAACAATTATCTGAAGGTTATGAGGATCAAAGGCGATTTGAGATTATGCAGAATGTTGGTATGAGTAAAAAAGAAGTGAAACAGACAATTCGTTCACAAGTCTTAATTTTCTTCTTCCTGCCACTTGTTGTCGCAGTCATTCATATGTCATTTGCATTCAAGATGATTATGAAAATGTTTGGTTACTTAATAGCTTCTGGTGAAGGATTGTTTATTACTTGTACAATCATTTCGATTGTCATATTAGCTATTCTTTATAGTATAGTTTATATTTTAACAGCAAGAACTTATTATAAAATAGTAAGACATTAA